The nucleotide sequence TTAAGATCGAAATGGTTTCACACAGGTCAGGTACCAGGTCGGTAAACAGTTTTGCTTCTTCGATCTGCAGAGGCATGAAAGTTTCGTAGATGTGTTTGACATCCGCTTCGGTCCAGTCACGCTGATGGAGCGATTTCCATTGGGCGGCGATCTCATCCAGTTGAAACAGACTGCGAATGTGATCCTGCTTATGCAGGCCCATCGGGCCGCGTGCCTGCTGTGGTGTCAGGTCCACACCACACGCTTTGAACGCTTTGATAAAGGCAGAGATCGGTGCAAAGCAGCCGTGGTCAATCGTGGTGCCGGCCCAGTCGAAAATCACAAGTTTGATCGTTTCAGGTTTCATAATTTCTTTCATTCACCAGGATCCGGAGTCTGCTGCTGCAGGACTCTCTGGACATAAGTTAAAAAATATTCGAGTTCGGGGGTTTCAAAATCCGGAACTTTTGCGGCTTCATCCCAGTTGCGCAGACGAAGCGCCTCCTGCGACCAGGGATTGTGTTCGAACTCCATCTGTTCTGCGGAGTCAAAGGGGCCTCCCTGCAACTGCAGGCTGAGTACCGATGCAGGAGAAAGCCGGGACACATATTCCGCATCGGTGGCACAGCGGTAGCGTTTGGCAGCGACGTGCAATCGAATAGGTTCGGTTACATCTTTCGGGAAATAACGATTCAGCCATTGGGCACCGATGCGTTCATGCAGATCGTCAATGCCCTGGGTCGCACAGTCTTCATCGTGTTTGTGGAGCAGATGACCGATATCATGCAGTAAGGCAGCCACGATCAGTTCCGCAGATTCACCCGCCTGTTCGGCAGCGAATGCTGCCTGCAAGGCATGCTCTGTCTGTGAGATCGCTTCGCCGGCATACATGTTGGCCCCTTTTTCCTGAAAACGCAGTCGTATTTCCGCGATGATCTCAGCCGGATTATTGAGGGACATGGGGGGCCTCCGGTTCAGGTTCTGTGGGTAAGAGTTGCGCCAGATTCATCTGTCTCTCCTGAATGCGCCAGTAGATCAGTCCGGCAATGACGGCGGTGCAGCAGATTCCCGCCAGCCCGCCAAATGCCATTCTCCAGCCGTAGTATTCGGCGATCATCCCGACAGTGTGACCGGAAAGTATCGCTCCCAGGTAGCCCGCGGAATCGACGAGCCCGGCGACGGTCGAACAGCCCCGCTTTCCGCCGAGGTCAATCGCCATCACACCCGACAGAAATGAGTATGGGGCCATCAGAAAAAAGGCGACCAGTGAAATCAGCGTGAGTGCCAGGTACGGTTTGCCTGAAACGTCAATTGTAGTCAGTAAGATCAGTGACAGGACCAGCAGGATCAGGCTCGGCAGTATCACTCGGCCGTGTCTGCCCTTAAGGCGATCCGAGGTGATTCCAGCCAGCAAAGCCGAACAGCCTCCGACCAGCGGAAACAGCATGCTGCCCACAGCGGCCTGGCCGATCTCAAACTTTGCAACTTCATTCAGGAAAGTGGGGGTCCAGAAGTTAAAAGTTTCGCGGACCAAAGTCAGACTGAAATTCATAATACAGATCAGCCAGAATAACGGGCTGGCAAACAGCGGTTTGAGTACCTCTGCAATGGAAATTCGCTGTGCATGATTTCCTTCCGCGCCATACACGTTCAGCGGATTCGCTTCCGGTTCTTCCAGGCCGACATCGATGGGGCTGGACTTCAAACTGAAATAAACAAAGACTGTAATCAGGCCCAGTGTGCCGGCAGAGATAAAAAAGATCGTACGCCAGTCGATCAGAAAACTGAGCGAGGAATCACTTTCTCCCAGCATGATCAGGCGGCCGAGGTAGACGCGGGCAAACGCATCGCCGAACAGAAATGACAGTGAGAGAACAGCCATCACGGTTGCATGCCATTGCACGGGAAACCAGCGCGAGGCGGTTTTCACCAGCGCCACCCAGCCCATCGACTGAAAAAAACGATTGCCGGCCCAGATGATCACGAACAGGGTCAGCCCACCGGCCAAACCGAACCAGATCGAAAACAGGACGGACGCGATCATGCCGGTCAGGAACATCAGCCGACCGCCGAGAAAATCAGCCAGGTAGCCGTTAATGATTTTTCCGAGGGCATACAACATGACACCTACGGAGGCGACGGTACCGATGTCGGTTTTGGTGATCCCGGCTTCCGCGTACTCTTTGAGCAGCAGCGGCGTTGCGACGGCCAGGTTCGAGCGGCAGATGTAATAGCCGACATAACCCAGAAACAGACTCAACAGAGTCATGATTTGCCAGTTTCGATTCGGATGCTTCGACATTATACGCGACTTTTTGAAAGAGAGAGCTGGCTGATATTTTCTCTGGCGAGTCCCGGGCCGGTGGTCATTCCCTTGCCGCCGATCCCTGTGATTAAATGAATGCGGTCATCCAGCGTCTGCTGAAACAGCCCTGCGGACTGTTCTTCAGTATAAATGCCACACCAGCGGTCAATCACCTGAAAGTCGAGTTTGACGAACATCTTTTTCGCATAATCAATAATCTGCGATTCCACCTCCGCTGAGAGAAACTCGTTAGGCGGATCGGCCGAGTATGCGTGTGAATCGCCGAGAATGAATTCGTTGTTCTGATTTTGTGTCATCCAGATCTGAATGCCCAGCTCCTGCAGAATCGGGTCGGGTGCAGGCAGGGAAATCCCCTGTAGAAATTGCGCATTCAGAAATGCAGGATAACGTGTGAGTGCAATGGGAGAGGCGAGACTTGTTCCCAACGTACGGTTTTCAGGATTGGAGAGCTTCAGCATCTGCAGTTTGCAGTACTGCAGGTTCCGCGTCACATAGACATCGGGAAACAGTGTCTGCAGGTCCACACCAGAACAGACAAAAACATGATTCGCCTCAAATTCTCTACCAGCGGAGGTTCTGACGCGGCTGAGCCCCCCCTGTGGTTCGGCAGAGATCGCCGTGGTGTTCGGCAGATAATCACAGTCAGAAGTGCACGCGATCCAGTTGATGAACGCACGAAAAAACTGGTCGGGGTCCAGCTGCAGGTCATCAGGGAAAAACAGACTTCCCTGACAGAATTCCGGATTCAGGCAGCAACTGGTACGAACAGTTTCTTCAGCAGTATAGAATTCCGCCGGGCATAAGGAGTCTTCAGAGGAGAGCACCATCTGTTTGAGGAAGTCGGCTTCAGCTTCCGTGTGGGCCAGATACTGGGTCCCTGTTCGTCGCAGGGGAACGTCGAGTAACTCAGAAAGCTCAGAATAAATCTCACAGGAAGCAATCGCCCGATCGCGCCAGCGGCCTGCGGGCATGGCACTGGGTATGATCAAACCGAAGTTTCGTACCGAGGCCTGCTGAGGAAACACATTCCGTTCGATCAGTAATGTCTTGAAACCCTGACACATGGCGAAATAGGCATGAAAGGCACCCAGGACGCCGCCGCCAATCACTATAACATCGTATTCACGCTGGTAATTCTGGGTCGACATGATTTCAGGTGCAGCTTGAGTGTATAGAAAACGGGGCAGGGCCGACCCGCGGTC is from Gimesia maris and encodes:
- a CDS encoding phosphonate degradation HD-domain oxygenase, with amino-acid sequence MSLNNPAEIIAEIRLRFQEKGANMYAGEAISQTEHALQAAFAAEQAGESAELIVAALLHDIGHLLHKHDEDCATQGIDDLHERIGAQWLNRYFPKDVTEPIRLHVAAKRYRCATDAEYVSRLSPASVLSLQLQGGPFDSAEQMEFEHNPWSQEALRLRNWDEAAKVPDFETPELEYFLTYVQRVLQQQTPDPGE
- a CDS encoding MFS transporter, which codes for MSKHPNRNWQIMTLLSLFLGYVGYYICRSNLAVATPLLLKEYAEAGITKTDIGTVASVGVMLYALGKIINGYLADFLGGRLMFLTGMIASVLFSIWFGLAGGLTLFVIIWAGNRFFQSMGWVALVKTASRWFPVQWHATVMAVLSLSFLFGDAFARVYLGRLIMLGESDSSLSFLIDWRTIFFISAGTLGLITVFVYFSLKSSPIDVGLEEPEANPLNVYGAEGNHAQRISIAEVLKPLFASPLFWLICIMNFSLTLVRETFNFWTPTFLNEVAKFEIGQAAVGSMLFPLVGGCSALLAGITSDRLKGRHGRVILPSLILLVLSLILLTTIDVSGKPYLALTLISLVAFFLMAPYSFLSGVMAIDLGGKRGCSTVAGLVDSAGYLGAILSGHTVGMIAEYYGWRMAFGGLAGICCTAVIAGLIYWRIQERQMNLAQLLPTEPEPEAPHVPQ
- a CDS encoding TIGR03364 family FAD-dependent oxidoreductase; protein product: MSTQNYQREYDVIVIGGGVLGAFHAYFAMCQGFKTLLIERNVFPQQASVRNFGLIIPSAMPAGRWRDRAIASCEIYSELSELLDVPLRRTGTQYLAHTEAEADFLKQMVLSSEDSLCPAEFYTAEETVRTSCCLNPEFCQGSLFFPDDLQLDPDQFFRAFINWIACTSDCDYLPNTTAISAEPQGGLSRVRTSAGREFEANHVFVCSGVDLQTLFPDVYVTRNLQYCKLQMLKLSNPENRTLGTSLASPIALTRYPAFLNAQFLQGISLPAPDPILQELGIQIWMTQNQNNEFILGDSHAYSADPPNEFLSAEVESQIIDYAKKMFVKLDFQVIDRWCGIYTEEQSAGLFQQTLDDRIHLITGIGGKGMTTGPGLARENISQLSLSKSRV